The Epinephelus fuscoguttatus linkage group LG7, E.fuscoguttatus.final_Chr_v1 DNA window TTGGGCCCCTCCAGTGGCTCACAAGCTAAATCTCAGGGATCGTGAGATGATTAATtgaggagagaagaaggaaaaacaaGTCCCGCTGCACAGATTTATAATCATCTTTGCCTTTTTTTAGAAAGCACTGGATGTTTTTACCTTTTTGGGCCTCAAACAGTTATTAAAATGTAACCATATGAGAGGAAGAAACACTCTTTGATTAAACTGTGAACAACTCATGGACATCTGAAACATTAAATGCATTGTATTTTACATGCCTAGCATGTGTTTTATTGATGTTGGCTAAAATCTTACAGCCCCAGCGAAAGAGGAGTTAGGGTGTCTTTAGCGTCTGTACTGTGACATATTTCCCAGTGAAAAGCAATATTTGATGTGCAGTTAAAAGAgggatttaaatcaaattatttaCATTTGATTGGACCGCTAAAAAGAAGGCTGGTTCAGAGTTTACAGCAGCTACAGCTGACTGCTGGCTATGAGCCAGCCAATGgcttcacacacacctccctcatTGTTAGATCAGGAGCAGGACgagggagagatgaatgaaGGAATTAGACCACAGCCacattgttttggaaatgaaaataaaggttTGATTGTTGAGCAGTCGTCAGGGGGAGAGAGACGAAGCCTATCATATGGTCCATGTACTTGTTGAAGCAGTCCACTGTAAAATGCCTTGCACATAATCTGGAGCTGTCATAGACACCACTCTCCTCAAGTGAATATATTCTAATAAATGCACTTGGTTAGGTTCCTCCActgccttacacacacacacacacacacacacagaccacagTAGTGTGTGTCAGCAGGTTCATAAGGATGACGCAGGGTGACTGAGTAAAAGCAGGCCAGTAGTTAATCCTCGGAGCTGTTACAGTAAGTATAATctgcagacaggaagtgacaaatAAGTATAAAGCATCTGGTCCAACAGCGGGCTGCAGTAAATCTCAGCTACTTCAGCAAAGACACTTCCTACTTTATAAAAACCTTGTGGAGTAAATTTCAAAATCACTAAATGTGAATTTGGGATGAGTTCATATTTTCTCTGGTGTTATTGTTGATGGTTGACGTGAGCTTGTCACAGTTGAATAAGTGCGGTGACTTTGAAAGAAAGCTGCATCTGCCCTTTTTAAATTCAAGAAATGTGCTTTTATATTTGCATATTCACTGAGACATTCAGCTGACACAGTGTCATGAGGCTGAAGCTCACTGAGGCTGATGCAACATAGTAAAGGAGCTACTGTTTTCCATTGCGATGAGAGCTCAACCCAGTTGGAAAGCATCGTGTTTTGGCATAAAATACCCACTTAATCTCCTCAGTATGAATCTTAAAcatgtgtatatacatatttgattatctctctctgtgtttgcagCTCATCCCACAGTTCTTCTTCATCTGTTTGGGAATGGGCGGGGCATGTCTGTATCTGATCCGGTTGGCCAAAGGACCCCATGTCATGTAAGGACCTCTAGTAGACATAATATGTAATAGGTCATTATGATATTTGGCATTGGCCTAAAAATACTGTCAGGAATCTGTTTACTGGCTTGTTATTAGGGTGTGTTTTTTCCTGGTTTAGACATCTATTTAGTTCtttcatgggtgcagatcccaggggggacggggggggacatgtcccccccaaattctgaaaaacacaaattgtcccccccaattctaaatagcctaaatgattgaaattgaacaaatgtatacagtagtcctatatactgggagaaagggaagatgatgaggagaaatgggaatccgtgagaggcaaaagatgagaacgtgagtggacataacatgcctgagaccctgaaactagaagtagcattaactaacagcgaagcagtgaaaaggagggtgatggctggttccatgtactactggctgtttaagagaaataaacagtaaaggtaagcatatgattctctttgtagtgctttttgaatgacttggtgatggtgatgagcctctatgaaatcgtgaaatatgctggcaatctcaagcgctctgtgggcatgatttgcacgtgtgctattaaaaaaaaaatcacaactgattgtgtcccccccaaacttgtcatcagatctgcacccatgagtTCTTTGATCACATTATTTAAGGACAAGAATGCAACAGTTTCCAAAGAAGAATCAGTGACCCCCTACAGGATGTTCACAGGATGAAGACCACCATCATAGATATCATTATGAAGATGTGTAAACAAGCAAATGTTGGATTTTAGACTTCCTTCCTCTTAGAAATTCTGCCTGAAATGCAGATTTGCTAACATTTTAACAAGGCACATGGGGGGTGATGAATAATTTCCACACTCTATCTAAGCAGAGGGTTTGCTTTTGTATTGTTACTAACTACAGGGATCCCTGCTCGCTTTTATTTCCCCCTCAAACCGCCTCTTCCTCGGACTTCCTCTCCTGCTGCTTTCCAAACTGTTGATTTACCCTCAGTGATAGTCCAAAAACATGAGACACAGCTAAGTGCTTTAAAGAAGAGCTCACAGGATGGTGCACTGTCTTGTCTCCTTGCAGGTCTTTCATCATTTCTTTTCAGCAATGGTTCTTTACAAGCTCGATGAAATTGTTAGAAAGCGTTTTGTGGTGGTGGAACAGCGGGTTGAAAACACACGCTGTGTGCTGAGTTTGAATTTGCCCCTTAACTTCTGGGCGCCTTTGCTTTTAGTTTATATTATCTTTTATTGCATGTAATCTATCAGAGCAGGGATGAAACAAAGCAGCTCTCAGGGGTATCAGATCACTTGTGTGGATGAATATTTGTGTGCTAAGTCTGAAATGAGAGTTTTCTTCGTGTATATTCAGTTCCCAAAGAGACTCAATTATCTCAGTTCtgtctgtatttgtttgtgtgtttagcTGGAACAAGACCAACAACCCTGAGCCTTGGAATAAACTTGACCCCACATACCAGTACAAGGTAACTTAGCGTGCTACAATTATTCAGTGTTAGGAAACTGGGATTTGATTTCTACATCTCTGTTTGAATGTGAAATTGGATTCAGAAATGATTATTTATGATCTTCTTCTTCCCCAGTTTGTGGCCATCAACACTGACTATGAAAACCTGAAGAAGGAAGGACCTGAGTACTGAATGTCTCTGGCCTTGTCTTGTAAACCAGAGTGGAAAAGTAACAGCAAATCCCGATCTAGGGTCAGATTCactccccctcccccccttTATGTCCTCACTGAACGTGGAAGGTGAAATGGATCCAAGATCTGTAACCCTTTAGTGTCTCTATACCTGTGTGATGTTTGCAAAGCAGCCTGTGATCTGGTAAATGTGACCGGGATTGTCAAATATGTACATTTCCACTGCACCAGACAAGTGGTATTGCATTTCTAAGCCTATTGAATGCAAATAATGTGACACTATACATTACAGAAAACAATTTTGTTAACCATGCTGCTGCGTTTTAGAAGTTTCAgtacattattttaaatgtttcagaCATTAATTGGTTTCTGTTCACCTCTGTAAGATGTGAATTTAACAGACAATTAACAATTGACAGACTCCTAAAATCTGCTGTGTTATGCAAATAACAGGAGTCTCCTAATTGTTTGGAGACTGCACAGAAATAAGTGGAGACAAGTAGCTGCCTGGAGCTGAGAGGGAAAATACATCAAACAATTTAAAACTGCAATGCATGCATCTAAAAATGGTCATCATAATTGTAGTTAAAGGAGCAGCATGTGGGATTTAGCGGCATCTGttggtgaggattgcaaattgcaaccagttgAAGCTTCTCTTAAACACAAAtactcagtgtttgtttgttttgtctgtcctgggctactgtagtGGCATGGAGGAACATGCAACATGGCACACTCCGTGGACAAAGACCCGCTCCTATTGTAGCTATAAAGAGCTTGttctaatgttgtgttcataCCCAGCGTGAATAAAGCAATCAGCAcgagtgaattacatgtaaagtcaatgtaaagacgtgATTATACGCGAATTCCCACCGAGCAGCATGATTGACACATGATGGACACTATGGGAATGACACAAAATACAAGAATTAAGCAGCGCAAATAAAGCAAATAGCGCGATTGTCACATGCTTATTTCCGAAGGTTGAAAAATCAGAACTTCAGCAACCCATTAGTGCTTCAGGGACGTATGACGCCAAGGATTTACCAGCGGAAGTTCATTCATCAATTCAGCGATTTCATGAGTGCTTGACGCGAGTTATTCGCATGAATGaagcaagtcaacacaaaatactcTAGCGTGCAAACTTGTGCGAGTAACAGGACGCAAAAATTCTAAAATTacttggtgtgaacacaacataaagcAGGGAAACCacatatcatattatattccatttctgccagtatgtccccctaaatcctacgcATTGGTCCTTTAAGGAGCTAAAACCTACAAACACCCTCTACTGAGGGTTGTTGTCTTCTTCTGCagattaaaatgtatgttttccCATATGTTCTGCAAGTCTGAAGCTTTAAGTAAGCTAACTTTCGATAAAATCTAATTGGCCTGCTGCAGTGCATGATGGTCAAATTAATGTGACCTGACTGCATGTGTTTCTTCATAACTGGCACATGTTGTTGGTTTAGCAGCCACTAACTTCAGCAATGACTGTGTAAGTTATGATATAAAAATGAGGCGATGTATAAACTGGGCTGAATTATTTCAATAAACAACAAACTGTCTGTTTCATGTTTGGCTGAGAGTGTTTGTTGCCAACCTGCGTCGTGACTTTTCTCAACCACCTGCATGGAACGGAGTCAGATACAGATCTTTTTCCACATCCTACGATAAAAATACACAATCAGTAACTCTTATGGAACAGATCCATCTGTTGGCAGTGCACCTGTCACTTTGCAGCCTGATTGGTGCCTCTATGACCACatttacagtgtttgtgtgtgcgtgtatgtttgtgagtgtgtgtgtgtgtgtgtgtgtgtgtgtgtgtgtgtgtgtgtgtgtgtgtatgcaccagtgtgtgtgacagcagccCTGTGCCTTTGATCAGCGACAGCAGTGGCAGGATGCTGAGCAGTCCCCCAGCATGGTGTTGATGTATGACAGCAGAGCACAGTGTGCGCGATCTAAGTGTacacacaatgcacacacacacacacacacacacacacacaccagtccacATCGAGGTAACACGTGTATCTGTCCAtactgcagacacaaacactgattACAGTACGAATGATGAGGTGAAAACTCTTTCTATATTTGACTCTTAACATCTAAATCCACATCTGTCTCTTAGGAGGAGGAAAGTGGTTggtaattttctttttaagcCTGAACATTGAACTAGCATAAACAGTTAATCAAAAAAGATCTTAAAGAAACCAAAAATACCACAAATGTAATGTGAGGGGAGTGaaggtaaaataaatatgtatgtatggGAGCTCTCAGGAGACCAAAGGATTTGTCAGTCCATCACTTGTGACTGGAAGGCAtttattgtctttctttttgagaatatacatacagtatttatatctcccttattttcttgtttattaACTCCCTCAGAATGACCGTTGCTACTTATGGGGGTTAGATTAAAAACCCTTAAATTcttaaaggatttttttgtctttgttcagTGAAGGTGAGACTCATGTTTCATCATCTTAAGAAACCCTCAGACCTCCCTTCTGGCTCTCTGGGCTCATGCTCATCTCATTTCCTCCCcgtaaaacaacaaaaagagcaaatgaagagagaagaaagaacAGCGGACATCAAAAAAATCATCCGACTTTTAAACACCACAGGGATTGTTGTGGCAGTGAGGAGAGGGCTAGAGACCTAGAGCGATGGAGCATGAGGGAGTATGTGATTTCCCTAAAGgatctttaaaaaacacacacacacgcatactgCGTCAAAGGAGTTGTCAGGTCATGAGAAACAGACAAAGAGATAAAGTGGATGGAGTCGTTATTGGTGCTGTGatgctgcttgtgtgtgttttctgatgaCTGAGTTGTGAGAGcttctctgacctttgacctgtgatACAGCCTTCTGCTCTCTGCAGAGGGGACACATTCCTCTGACACAAACACCAGCAATAACCTTCGAGCGACAAAATTGGAAGACACACTGAAGAGCCCAGCAGGACTCAAAGACGTGTGACACCAAACAAAAGTCCATTCTGTTCTTCAGTGAAATAAATATTAAGCACTCCAATAGGCAGCGGCGGCAGCAGTGCTTCATGTTCGCAAAGCTCGTTTCGCGTCGCTTTATGAAAGACTTTGTGTCTCAGTGGAAACTTTCCTTTCagaataagaaataaatacatcaaaataaaataacaacaaagtttCATCCCACAGTGAAAGTGAGAGGAAGGCTCTTCTTTTCATCTGTCGGGGAGAAGAAAGATCTGACTGCAGCAAACTGAGAAACAGTGGGAGAGGAAGTGTTTCAATAAATAGGCGTGTAAGTTGTGAAGTTTTGTGAGGACAGTGAAGGACTCTGGTGTTACATAACGTTCTCATCTTCTCATGTATACATGATGAACTCTGTGTCTATTAGCATTATGTAATGTGGGGTAGCAGGGTGACATAAAGACACTATCACAAAGATAATAATGGTATTAAAGGAAACAAGAACTTCTGCAAATGGCTGAATAAAGATGGTCTCACCTCGACCTCctgcctgtttgtgtttgtttataacACGTACAATCTGGTTATTAGCCTTCATGCAAAGAAGTTAGTTTTAACTGAAGACATTAAACACTTTgtcacacagaaaacaacacCAGCTGGCCAGTGGAGATAAGACGTCCACATTGGACAAACCAGGCGTCTGAAGCTTGCTGAAAACATATCACACTGTAACGTCCAATGTTTTTTCAGGTTGTGAAACTCAGGCTATCTCCCTTGTCAgatcactgtcactgtcaagggatcagcttttattttctttttctggacTGTTCCCTCAAGTTGACAGTGAGAGGAAATGACCAGAGGAAATGCCAGTAGCTTAAACATGGATCAATGTTTATAAACGCTGCAGagtctcctccctccttccactGTAAACATAAATCTTCTGCCACTCTGACAAATGAATGTGTGTCACACGGTGGCAGGTATTCATAAACCCAATACAAGTGACAACAGAGCTTATGAAATATTAGAAAATTTAACAAACTTGTAAACATGGAGTATCCGTTTTTATTACAGTGAAGATCTACTGTATATACATTGTACAATCTTTGTGAAATCTTTACAGTACAAATCAAAGTAGAGGAACAGGTG harbors:
- the ndufa4l2a gene encoding NADH dehydrogenase [ubiquinone] 1 alpha subcomplex subunit 4-like 2; translation: MIFRTVVTHAKKHPGLIPQFFFICLGMGGACLYLIRLAKGPHVIWNKTNNPEPWNKLDPTYQYKFVAINTDYENLKKEGPEY